One Cryobacterium sp. CG_9.6 genomic region harbors:
- a CDS encoding helix-turn-helix domain-containing protein, translating to METVFTARDLGAAVRQRREALGLTQRALADAAGVSRETVLAFEAGKAGVSLGRVFTLLSALHLALHVADAPDGDDSTTLDDVFADLDR from the coding sequence ATGGAAACCGTGTTCACTGCCCGCGACCTTGGCGCCGCCGTGCGCCAGCGACGGGAAGCTCTGGGGCTCACTCAGCGGGCCCTTGCCGATGCCGCCGGGGTGTCCCGCGAAACCGTGCTCGCTTTCGAGGCCGGCAAAGCCGGGGTGTCCCTCGGCCGGGTCTTCACCCTGCTCAGTGCCCTGCACCTCGCCTTGCACGTAGCCGACGCGCCCGACGGCGACGACAGCACTACCCTCGACGACGTGTTCGCGGACCTGGACCGTTGA